TGACATAATCTCCACCTATGACTATTGGACTTTCGCGGTCAAAGAGAGGATGACGGTAGGTAGAATGTTCTAAATCTTTTCCTTTGACTGTTGCTTTTACAGTCAGTTGCGCCTCAAGGACTGTAGACAGACGTTCCACCAAATCCGCCGCCACAATAAGATATTTAAAATTTGCTTCACCTAAAGGAGCAGCATCGCTTTGTTCCTTTGCGTCCCGTGACACTTCCACCACTGCGTAATTGAGTTCTGGATTGAGTGCAACAGCTAAGTTACCCGGAATTGTCCAAGGAGTAGTTGTCCAGATAGCGACAGCCAACTCAGGCAAAAATTCACCCAAAACTGGTTTCACTGCTTCTGACAAACTTGTCATTTTGAAAGCAGCGTAGATACTGCGCGAAGTGTGACCTTCGGGATATTCCAACTCAGCTTCCGCCAAAGCCGTTTTAGAACTGGGACTCCAGTGTACTGGTTTTAATCCGCGATAGATGTAGCCCTTCAGCACCATCTGACCGAAAACACCAACTTGAGCCGCTTCATATTCTGGCTTTAGCGTGAGATAGGGATGTTCCCAATCACCCCAAACACCGTATCTTTTGAAACTTTCCCGTTGTTCATCGACTGTAGACAGGGCAAAATCCTTTGCTTTGTGACGCAGTTGCAAAGACGTCAAGTTTTGCCGTTCTGCTTGCTTCATATTCTGCAAGACTTTCAGTTCAATAGGCAAGCCGTGACAGTCCCAACCAGGTACGTAACGAGCTTTACGACCCCGCAGCAGTTGGTAGCGGTTAATAATATCTTTAAGAATTTTATTTAAAGCGTGACCGATATGCAGGGAACCATTAGCATAAGGTGGCCCATCATGCAATATAAATAAGTCGCCTGGATTTTCTTCAGACAGGCGTTCATAAATCTTATTTTCTTCCCAAAACTTTTGGATTTCAGGTTCCCGCTTGATAGCGTTTGCCCGCATATCAAAGTTGGTTTTAGGTAAGTTTACAGTATCTTTGTAGCTTCCAGGTTCTGTCACAGTACTGAATTGAGTAAATAGAATGTTGTTCTCACTATTATCAGCGAGATTTTCTCAGGTGTTCAACTTAATTTCTTATCGACCGGGCGAATAGAATTCGCGGCTATACAGGCTAAACCCACGTAGGTGGGTTTAAAAGCTCTTAGTCTACTTGATTCAATTTTTCTTGAATAATTTTTCCCACATCTTCTAAAGGCAAATTTGCCGGATAGCGAAGAGCACCACGATTACGAGTGATTAATTCTCCTAAAGCTGCGCTAAAAGCTTTATCGTCATGTCTATGAGTTGAAAGGTATTCTTTTAACTCAGCAATGCTCATTTCTTTAAAGTTAGGCATTAGATGAACTCCCATTCTCCATTTTTGGAGATAACTATTGCCAGATTGGCATATACTTTAGCCTGAATAGATAGCAGTCCTATTTGTTAGGTAAAAATTATTAACCGCTAAGACGCAAAGAGCACGAAGAAAGAGAGAAGAGAGCATTTTACAAATACTTCAAAAAAATGATTACTGCTTGTGGCAGGATAAATCGTTTATTAAGATTTACTTGATTGGCTTCCGTACTGCTTGACAAACTCCTCAGTTTTCAGATACTATTATACAATTGAAATCTGTGCGCTCATATATATAAAGCTTTTTGTAAGAAACTTCTCCATCTAGCATTCCCTTACTTTGGTAAGAGGTTGTGATTTGGTCGGTTATGAGTAAAGCTGCTTCTTTGGAGTTTGAAAGCAAATACCCCAACCGTCAACAGCACGATAGCTGCAATTATTAAAAACGGAGACAGGGTAATAGAGTGAAGCGGTGACTTGGATGCATTTTCTTTTTTTGGATCGCCCCCTCTCACTCTGTCCTCATCCTCTATCATTCGCTGTACTCGCTCGATAAATTCCCTTACTACTTGTGCATTAGGAGATTCCAAGCGTTGTAAAATCTCTAGAGATTGGTGTAAGTGTGAGAGTGCGGTGGTAAAATCTCCCTCCTCATCTGCTAATAATTGCCCCAGCATTGCTAAAGTCACGGCTTTGCCTTGTACATCCCCAATGCCTTCACATAACTCCAAAGATTGCTGATAAAATCCGCTCGCCTGTTGTACTTCTCCTTGCTTAGCGTAGATACCAGCAAGGTTATGAATAATAGCAGCTTTTTGTGTTTCGTCTTCTTGTGAACAATTGTCGAGAGCCTGTTGATAGTGATGCTTTGCTTGTTCAACTTCACCAAGTTCTCATCCAAGCATTCATACAGCCGTCGTCCGGTGATGTCAAAATCCTCTGGCAAGTTAGTATAATAATCCTGCTCAGCCATTTTGATTAAATCGGCGATCGCTGCAGTTTCCAAATTTCTGGATTTATGCTGATTGTAATTGTCAAAAAAGTAACGTAACTCTACCCGCTCTTCGCCCTTCAGCCTTAGGTCGATATGCAGCGTCCGCACTTAATCCCCCATAATTCTACTAGAATAACATCAATCATCAGACGCAAAATTATACATTCACCAAACAAGCCGAAATCTACACAAATAGAGAACATCAGCGTCCATCCGCGTTCATCTGCGGTTCAAAATCATCAATTATCAAGAACTTTGCGAATTTCTTCAACAGTCGTATCTTCCAAAAGCAATCGTCGCCCATTCCGACCAACGATAATCACCTTATCAATCTTTTTACCCTTTTGCTTATATTCCTGATACCACTTACGAATCTGTTCGGCGATCGCGATCATTCCACCAACAATTCCCACAATGGTAGCAACTGTAGCAGCTACACCCTCTCTTTCAGAAGATTCCGAACTCAATTCCCAAGTTCCGGATATTTCTGGACTCGCTAGCAACGCCTCCGTAGCCGAAATAGCATCCTCACCCTCAATAGCCAGTCGAATCTCAGTCATAATACTATCTTAGTTAGTGATGTAAAAAACTACAAATCTTTCTGAACCTATTCCAGAAATCATTAAACCACTTCTTAAAAGTGTGTGCGATCTGTTTGCTTAGCTCCCCAATACCCGATTTATACTGGACAGCAAAGCTAATCGTACCAAAATCTCTCATGGCACTTATTCTTACTACCGATCCTATTCCACTTGTAACTGATGCTCATGGTGTTATCTATGTAGGAAGAACTCGTGTAACACTGGCTACAGTGGTTACAGCTTTCCTTGAGGGTGCTACACCAGAAGAAGTTGTGGAGCAGTATCCATCACTTCAGCTTTCAGATGTCTATTCTGTAATTGGTTACTATTTACGCCACAAAGCTGAAGTTGATGCGTATCTTGTAGAGCGCCAAAACCGTGCAACTGAGGTTCGTCAGGAGGCTGAGAAGCGTTTCAACCCGGTTGGGATACGCGATCGCTTATTAGCTCGGCATAACCAGCAAGGGTAAATAGCTGATGAACTATAATCAAGAAGCTACTTCTTAAAATACAAAATAATGTAAGGAGCAGTTTAAACTATGTCTTTGTTAGAACTGGAAAAAGATACAGAGCTTCTTAAGAACCAATTAATTAAAAATGCTCGAGAAGAAACTAAATCTCAAGGAAATGATTTAGAAGAGTTTATTGAAAAAATAGAATTTAGTTTTCATTTACAAAAGTACGATTTTATATATGAAAATCTTAAAAAAGATTTTTCTCTTTTTTCAAAATTTCTCAAGAAAATTCAAGAACAAGATTCATCAGTAGAAAATCTTGATGTTAAAAATCAAATTAAGATTAGAGCCTCACAAATAGATAATTTTTACAAAAAGCTAAATAACTTAATCAATAAATATGGTGATGTTCTCAACAACGAATCATTAGAAAAACTTAAAGAGAGTAAAGATTTTTTTGGGTGGAGAAAAGAAACGCTAAAAGCTGCATTCTTATTTCAAGAGATAGTAGAATTATCTCAAGAGAAATCGCAAAATTCAAATGTAGATTTAGAAAATGCCGCTAATAAGTATTATAGAGGATTACTAAAACTATTAGACGCTTTAGAAAAATATTCTCGTGGAGCAAAATATAAAGAAGTGATGAATATAAAAGAAGTAGCAAAAACAGCAGTTGAATTACTGCCCAGTTTAAATATTAACGGAG
This genomic interval from Scytonema hofmannii PCC 7110 contains the following:
- a CDS encoding tetratricopeptide repeat protein, which produces MHNLAGIYAKQGEVQQASGFYQQSLELCEGIGDVQGKAVTLAMLGQLLADEEGDFTTALSHLHQSLEILQRLESPNAQVVREFIERVQRMIEDEDRVRGGDPKKENASKSPLHSITLSPFLIIAAIVLLTVGVFAFKLQRSSFTHNRPNHNLLPK
- a CDS encoding DUF433 domain-containing protein, which codes for MALILTTDPIPLVTDAHGVIYVGRTRVTLATVVTAFLEGATPEEVVEQYPSLQLSDVYSVIGYYLRHKAEVDAYLVERQNRATEVRQEAEKRFNPVGIRDRLLARHNQQG
- a CDS encoding DUF6887 family protein; this translates as MPNFKEMSIAELKEYLSTHRHDDKAFSAALGELITRNRGALRYPANLPLEDVGKIIQEKLNQVD